The Streptomyces sp. NBC_01197 genome window below encodes:
- a CDS encoding sigma-70 family RNA polymerase sigma factor, translating into MTSTQTRRGTDERDLVELQRSHGGALLQFLLRLTYGDRQRAEDLVQETLVRAWQHPEAFEGPYESIRPWLFTVGRRLAIDARRSRLARPAEVSVRFLDSTAAHGDPAERSAAALDVREAVRTLSPEHRDVLVQLYFRGLSVPEAASALGIPAGTVKSRSYYALRALGRSLPGYPDGVR; encoded by the coding sequence GTGACCTCCACCCAGACCCGCCGCGGCACGGACGAGCGGGACCTCGTTGAGCTCCAGCGCAGCCACGGCGGCGCGCTGCTGCAGTTCCTGCTGCGCCTGACATACGGCGACCGGCAGCGCGCCGAGGACCTGGTACAGGAGACCCTGGTGCGCGCCTGGCAGCACCCCGAGGCCTTCGAGGGGCCGTACGAGTCGATACGGCCCTGGCTGTTCACGGTGGGCCGGCGGCTGGCCATCGACGCCCGCAGATCCCGGCTGGCGCGCCCGGCCGAGGTGAGCGTCCGGTTCCTGGACTCCACCGCCGCGCACGGCGATCCCGCCGAGCGGTCGGCGGCCGCCCTCGATGTCCGTGAGGCCGTACGGACCCTGAGCCCCGAACACCGGGATGTGCTGGTGCAGCTCTACTTCCGCGGGCTGAGTGTGCCCGAGGCCGCTTCGGCGCTCGGGATTCCGGCGGGGACCGTCAAGTCCCGTTCGTACTACGCCCTGCGCGCCCTGGGCCGCAGCCTGCCCGGCTATCCGGACGGGGTCCGCTGA
- a CDS encoding bestrophin-like domain, which yields MSEWLVLTLAMAAACAVVLTITLLSNRRIPDDDDPSETPDVIEYMTMMIGVIYAIVLGLAIAGVWEGRGAAQESVRMEAQALHEVDARSAVYPPAVHQRIHNDVETYVSYVLDTEWKHMSEHGDLTDRGARLLGQVRRDVTDYKPANDHEGQAYQPLVDQVAAADDARSSRSQSAQATMPGVVWFGLITGAVITVGLIFTLQIRRSPKELLLAGLFSALIAFLLFLIWDFDAPFGRGVISATAGPFLDLFPHASK from the coding sequence CTCGCGATGGCGGCCGCCTGCGCCGTCGTCCTGACCATCACCCTGCTCAGCAACCGCCGGATCCCCGATGACGACGACCCGTCCGAGACGCCCGACGTCATCGAGTACATGACGATGATGATCGGCGTGATCTACGCGATCGTGCTGGGCCTGGCCATCGCAGGCGTCTGGGAGGGCCGCGGCGCCGCCCAGGAATCCGTACGCATGGAGGCTCAGGCCCTGCACGAGGTCGACGCCCGCTCGGCCGTCTACCCGCCCGCAGTCCATCAGCGCATCCATAACGATGTGGAGACCTATGTCAGTTACGTTCTGGACACCGAGTGGAAGCACATGAGCGAGCACGGCGACCTCACCGACCGGGGTGCCCGACTCCTCGGCCAGGTACGCCGGGACGTCACCGACTACAAGCCTGCGAACGATCACGAGGGCCAGGCCTACCAGCCCCTGGTCGACCAGGTGGCCGCGGCCGACGACGCCCGCAGTTCACGGTCGCAGAGCGCGCAGGCGACGATGCCGGGGGTGGTCTGGTTCGGCCTGATCACCGGTGCGGTGATCACCGTCGGGCTGATCTTCACCCTGCAGATCCGGCGCTCCCCGAAGGAGTTGCTGCTCGCCGGGCTCTTCAGTGCGCTGATCGCCTTCCTGCTGTTCCTGATCTGGGACTTCGACGCGCCATTCGGCCGGGGTGTCATCTCCGCCACGGCCGGGCCGTTCCTCGATCTCTTCCCGCACGCCTCGAAATAG
- a CDS encoding ABC transporter substrate-binding protein → MRSYGFRRTCTAAIAASLALAGLAACSSSDSGSSGSGGRTRITVNCMPPKSSRTDRTNFQADLASFRKTHPDIDVAAHDAFPCQDPKTFDAKLAGGQMEDVFYTYFTDAKHVVDINQAADITSYVKDLKGYQDIRKSLRDVYTVDGKVYGVPRTNYSMGLLYNKKLFAQAGLDPDKPPPTWDEVRADAKKIAALGHGAVGYADYSAQNQGGWHFTAEMYSRGSSVVSDDGKKATVDTAQGRAVLQSLKDMRWSDNSMGSKQLLILNDVQQMMGSGRLGMYLAAPDNIPILVKEKGGNYKDLALGPMPGGQGTLAGGDGYMFSKKDSPAQIKAGLKWLEYTFLTPGRGYMNNYQRTARKNDPVGLPEPRLFTGATDAEDQQLKKKYANVPVKNYESFLDGNTKLKQDIEPAKAQQIYSVLDAAVSAVLTKQDADIDQLLKDASGKIDGILARG, encoded by the coding sequence ATGAGAAGTTACGGGTTCCGCCGCACATGTACAGCCGCGATAGCCGCCAGCCTCGCCCTCGCCGGGCTCGCCGCCTGCAGTTCCTCCGACAGCGGTTCGAGCGGGAGCGGCGGGAGGACCCGCATCACGGTGAACTGCATGCCGCCGAAGTCCTCCAGGACCGACCGGACGAACTTCCAGGCGGACCTGGCGTCCTTCAGGAAGACCCACCCCGACATCGATGTCGCGGCCCATGACGCCTTCCCGTGTCAGGACCCCAAGACCTTTGACGCCAAGCTGGCGGGCGGACAGATGGAGGACGTCTTCTACACGTACTTCACCGACGCCAAGCACGTCGTCGACATCAACCAGGCCGCCGACATCACGTCGTACGTCAAAGACCTCAAGGGGTACCAGGACATCCGGAAGTCGCTGCGCGACGTCTACACCGTCGACGGCAAGGTCTACGGGGTTCCGCGCACCAACTACTCGATGGGCCTCCTCTACAACAAGAAGCTCTTCGCTCAGGCCGGGCTCGACCCGGACAAGCCCCCGCCCACCTGGGACGAGGTGCGGGCCGACGCCAAGAAGATCGCAGCCCTGGGTCATGGCGCCGTCGGTTACGCCGACTACAGCGCGCAGAACCAGGGCGGTTGGCACTTCACGGCTGAGATGTACTCGCGTGGCTCCAGCGTGGTCAGCGACGACGGCAAGAAGGCCACCGTCGATACCGCGCAGGGGCGCGCGGTCCTGCAGAGCCTCAAGGACATGCGCTGGTCCGACAACTCGATGGGCAGCAAGCAGCTGCTGATCCTCAACGACGTGCAGCAGATGATGGGCTCCGGACGGCTCGGCATGTACCTTGCCGCACCCGACAACATCCCGATCCTGGTCAAGGAGAAGGGCGGCAACTACAAGGATCTGGCGCTCGGCCCGATGCCGGGCGGGCAGGGCACCCTGGCCGGCGGCGACGGCTACATGTTCAGCAAGAAGGACAGCCCCGCCCAGATCAAGGCCGGTCTCAAGTGGCTTGAGTACACCTTCCTCACACCGGGCCGCGGCTACATGAACAACTACCAGCGCACGGCCAGGAAGAACGACCCGGTCGGCCTGCCCGAGCCCCGCCTGTTCACCGGAGCCACCGACGCCGAGGACCAGCAGCTGAAGAAGAAGTACGCGAACGTGCCGGTGAAGAACTACGAGTCGTTCCTCGACGGCAACACCAAGCTCAAGCAGGACATCGAGCCGGCGAAGGCCCAGCAGATCTACTCCGTGCTCGACGCCGCGGTGTCCGCCGTCCTGACGAAACAGGACGCCGATATCGACCAGCTGCTCAAGGACGCGTCCGGCAAGATCGACGGCATCCTCGCCCGGGGCTGA
- a CDS encoding universal stress protein, producing MTDQQPHQFERGTDGPKVIVVGIDGSQPSLRAAAYAAGLARRQNALLAIVYVQPVLSGGVSLGAPVGETTGEIAEALVAEIRTATERVKEIFAVRWEFHTFRGDPYNGLVTAADELKADAVVVGASESAGHRIIGSVAVRLVKAGRWPVTVVP from the coding sequence GTGACAGATCAGCAGCCTCACCAGTTCGAACGCGGTACAGACGGTCCCAAGGTGATCGTGGTCGGGATCGACGGATCGCAGCCGTCGCTGCGGGCCGCCGCGTACGCAGCGGGGCTCGCCCGGCGGCAGAACGCGCTGCTCGCCATCGTGTACGTGCAGCCGGTGCTCTCCGGCGGGGTGTCCCTCGGGGCCCCTGTCGGGGAGACCACCGGGGAGATCGCCGAGGCACTGGTCGCCGAGATCCGGACCGCGACCGAGCGGGTCAAGGAGATATTCGCCGTGCGCTGGGAGTTCCACACCTTCCGCGGTGATCCGTACAACGGTCTGGTCACCGCGGCCGACGAGCTCAAGGCGGACGCCGTGGTGGTCGGGGCATCCGAGTCCGCCGGCCACCGGATCATCGGATCGGTGGCCGTCCGGCTGGTCAAGGCCGGCCGCTGGCCGGTCACCGTCGTGCCGTAG
- a CDS encoding carbohydrate ABC transporter permease codes for MPPKQDGYAVRTLVSPLALSKRRGKAAYWTVFGAVVVGFALAFLFPVYWMVTSAMKSPDEVTRTPPGLVPEKWHLSSYTDAWNLMDLPRHLMNTVVQAAGAWVLQLVFCTAAAYALSRLKPVFGRVVLGGILATLMVPAQALVVPKYLTVADLPLLHTSLLNSPLAIWLPAVANAFNLYLLKRFFDQLPGDVLEAAQIDGAGRLRTLWSIVLPMSRPVLGVVSIFALVNVWQDFLWPLMVFSDTDKQPISVALVQLSQNIPLTVLIAAMVFASIPMVALFLVFQRHIIAGISAGSTKG; via the coding sequence ATGCCTCCCAAGCAGGACGGGTACGCCGTGCGCACCCTCGTCTCCCCGCTCGCGCTGTCCAAACGACGCGGCAAGGCGGCCTACTGGACCGTGTTCGGCGCGGTCGTCGTCGGCTTCGCGCTCGCCTTCCTCTTCCCCGTGTACTGGATGGTCACCAGCGCGATGAAGTCCCCGGACGAGGTGACGCGCACGCCGCCCGGTCTCGTACCGGAGAAGTGGCACCTCTCCTCGTACACCGATGCCTGGAACCTGATGGACCTCCCACGGCACCTGATGAACACCGTGGTACAGGCCGCCGGCGCCTGGGTTCTGCAACTGGTGTTCTGCACGGCGGCCGCGTACGCGCTGTCCCGGCTGAAGCCTGTCTTCGGCAGGGTCGTACTCGGCGGCATCCTGGCCACCTTGATGGTGCCCGCGCAGGCGCTGGTCGTACCCAAGTACCTGACCGTCGCCGATCTGCCGCTGCTCCACACGAGCCTGCTCAACAGCCCCCTCGCCATCTGGCTGCCCGCCGTGGCCAACGCGTTCAACCTCTATCTCCTCAAGCGGTTCTTCGACCAGCTGCCGGGAGACGTCCTCGAAGCCGCCCAGATCGACGGGGCGGGCAGACTGCGCACCCTGTGGTCGATCGTGCTGCCGATGTCGCGTCCCGTGCTCGGCGTCGTGTCGATCTTCGCGCTGGTCAACGTCTGGCAGGACTTCCTGTGGCCGCTGATGGTGTTCTCCGACACCGACAAGCAGCCGATCAGCGTGGCTCTGGTGCAGCTGTCGCAGAACATCCCGCTGACCGTGCTCATCGCGGCGATGGTGTTCGCCAGCATTCCGATGGTCGCGTTGTTCCTGGTGTTCCAGCGGCACATCATCGCCGGCATCAGCGCCGGCAGCACAAAGGGGTAG
- a CDS encoding glycoside hydrolase family 13 protein, which produces MEASLKEPSDDDWWRSAAIYQIYVRSFADGDGDGTGDLAGVRARLPYLAELGVDALWFTPWYLSPFADGGYDVADYRSIDPAFGTLVEAEKLISEASEVGIRTIIDIVPNHVSDQHPWFRAALTAGPGSPERELFHFRPGRGEHGELPPNDWPSEFPGAPSWTRVPDGEWYLHLFTPEQPDLNWAHPEVRREHEDVLRFWFERGVAGVRIDSAALLAKDPRLPDFVEGHDPHPFVDRDDLHDIYRSWRAVSDEYGAIFVGEVWLPDAERFARYLRPDELHTAFNFDFLSRRWDAGELRRSIDATLTDHAPVGAPATWVLCNHDVTRTVTRYGRGDTGFAFAAKRFGTPTDIALGTRRARAAALLTLALPGAVYLYQGEELGLPEAELPVDRIQDPMHFRSGGVDPGRDGCRAPLPWVAAAPNYGFCPRAEPWLPQPDGWAPYAADVQAADPGSMLTLYRRALALRRMEPGLGDGPMTWLDAPAAVLAFTRGDGLACLVNLGDAAFELPASAEVLLESGPLDDTGRLPQDTAVWLRI; this is translated from the coding sequence ATGGAAGCCAGCCTCAAGGAACCGTCCGATGACGACTGGTGGCGAAGCGCCGCCATATACCAGATCTACGTACGCAGCTTCGCGGACGGCGACGGGGACGGCACCGGCGACCTGGCAGGTGTCCGCGCCCGGCTCCCCTACCTCGCCGAGCTGGGCGTCGACGCCCTGTGGTTCACACCCTGGTACCTCTCACCATTTGCCGACGGCGGTTACGACGTGGCCGACTACCGCAGCATCGACCCGGCCTTCGGCACCCTCGTCGAGGCTGAGAAACTCATCAGCGAGGCAAGCGAGGTGGGCATCCGCACCATCATCGACATCGTGCCGAACCACGTATCGGACCAGCATCCATGGTTCAGGGCGGCCCTTACCGCAGGGCCAGGGAGCCCCGAGCGGGAGCTGTTCCACTTCCGCCCCGGACGCGGCGAGCACGGCGAACTGCCGCCCAACGACTGGCCGTCGGAGTTCCCCGGGGCACCGTCGTGGACCCGAGTGCCGGACGGCGAGTGGTATCTGCACCTGTTCACCCCCGAGCAGCCGGACCTCAACTGGGCCCACCCGGAGGTGCGCCGCGAACACGAGGACGTACTGCGCTTCTGGTTCGAACGGGGCGTGGCGGGTGTACGGATCGACTCCGCGGCCCTGCTCGCCAAGGATCCGCGGCTGCCCGACTTCGTCGAGGGCCACGATCCGCACCCGTTCGTCGACCGCGACGACCTGCATGACATTTACCGCTCCTGGCGGGCTGTCTCCGACGAGTACGGCGCGATCTTCGTCGGTGAGGTGTGGCTGCCCGACGCGGAGCGCTTCGCCCGTTACCTGCGCCCGGACGAGCTGCATACCGCCTTCAACTTCGACTTCCTTTCCCGCCGTTGGGACGCCGGTGAGCTGCGGCGCTCCATCGACGCCACCCTCACCGACCACGCTCCGGTGGGGGCACCGGCCACCTGGGTACTGTGCAACCACGACGTGACCCGGACCGTCACCCGCTATGGCCGCGGGGACACCGGCTTCGCCTTCGCCGCCAAGCGCTTCGGCACACCCACCGATATCGCTCTCGGCACCCGCAGGGCCCGCGCCGCGGCGCTGCTCACGCTCGCGCTGCCGGGCGCGGTCTACCTCTACCAGGGCGAGGAACTGGGGCTGCCGGAGGCGGAGCTGCCGGTGGACCGTATCCAGGACCCGATGCACTTCCGCTCGGGAGGCGTCGACCCGGGACGCGACGGCTGCCGGGCCCCGCTGCCCTGGGTCGCGGCTGCCCCGAACTACGGCTTCTGCCCGCGAGCGGAGCCCTGGCTGCCACAGCCCGACGGCTGGGCGCCCTACGCGGCCGACGTCCAGGCCGCCGACCCCGGCTCGATGCTGACGCTCTACCGCAGGGCCCTGGCCCTGCGCCGTATGGAGCCCGGCTTGGGCGACGGCCCCATGACGTGGCTCGACGCCCCCGCCGCGGTGCTCGCCTTCACCCGCGGTGATGGCCTGGCTTGTCTCGTCAATCTGGGCGACGCCGCGTTTGAACTCCCTGCCTCTGCGGAGGTGTTGCTGGAGAGCGGGCCCCTGGACGACACAGGCCGGCTCCCGCAGGACACAGCGGTGTGGCTCCGGATCTGA
- a CDS encoding LacI family DNA-binding transcriptional regulator: MTRRLSQVAKKVGVSEATVSRVLNNKPGVSEATRQSVLTALDVLGYERPTQLRGERARLVGLVLPELQNPIFPAFAEVIGGALAQQGLTPVLCTQTKGGVSEADYVSLLLQQQVSGVVFAGGLYAQARAPHDHYKLLADRRIPVVLVNAAIGDLGFPTVSCDDAVAVEQAWRHLVSLGHERIGLVLGPADHVPSQRKLLAARGAALASGRELPDEHVVRAMYSIEGGQAAAARLLDRGVTGIICASDPMALGTVRAARRRGLAVPRDISVVGYDDSAFMNCTDPPLTTVRQPIEAMGKAAVELLGAQIAGGAVTSDELLFEPELVVRGSTGQAPGRAGTGNATPVMAPSLSQD, from the coding sequence ATGACGCGACGACTCTCTCAAGTTGCCAAGAAGGTTGGAGTCAGCGAGGCCACGGTCAGCCGGGTGCTCAACAACAAGCCCGGGGTGTCCGAGGCCACTCGGCAGTCCGTGCTCACGGCGCTCGACGTACTGGGGTACGAGCGCCCCACCCAGTTGCGCGGCGAGCGAGCCCGGCTCGTCGGCCTCGTCCTGCCCGAGCTGCAGAATCCGATCTTCCCAGCATTCGCCGAGGTCATCGGCGGCGCCCTCGCCCAGCAAGGACTGACCCCGGTGCTGTGCACGCAGACCAAGGGCGGTGTCTCCGAGGCGGATTACGTGTCGCTGCTGCTCCAGCAGCAGGTGTCGGGGGTGGTGTTCGCCGGTGGGCTCTACGCCCAGGCCCGGGCCCCGCACGACCACTACAAGCTGCTCGCCGACCGCCGGATCCCCGTAGTGCTCGTCAACGCCGCGATAGGAGACCTTGGCTTCCCCACCGTCTCGTGCGACGACGCGGTCGCCGTCGAACAGGCCTGGCGCCATCTCGTCTCGCTGGGCCATGAGCGTATCGGCCTGGTGCTCGGTCCCGCGGACCACGTGCCCTCGCAGCGCAAACTGCTCGCCGCGCGCGGTGCGGCCCTGGCCTCGGGGCGGGAGCTGCCGGATGAGCATGTCGTGCGGGCCATGTACTCGATCGAAGGCGGGCAGGCCGCCGCGGCCCGTCTCCTGGACCGCGGTGTCACGGGCATCATCTGCGCGAGCGATCCGATGGCCCTGGGTACCGTGCGCGCCGCCAGGCGCCGCGGCCTCGCCGTACCGCGGGACATCTCGGTCGTCGGCTACGACGACTCCGCCTTCATGAACTGCACCGATCCCCCGCTCACCACTGTGCGCCAGCCCATCGAGGCCATGGGCAAGGCGGCCGTCGAGCTGCTCGGCGCGCAGATCGCCGGGGGCGCGGTCACCTCCGACGAGCTGCTCTTCGAACCGGAGCTGGTGGTGCGGGGATCTACCGGGCAGGCTCCCGGCAGGGCCGGCACCGGGAACGCCACCCCCGTCATGGCTCCCTCCCTCTCCCAGGACTGA
- a CDS encoding carbohydrate ABC transporter permease — translation MKTASRDAAVPPPRSAAAPPFRPEPGAAGRRGGGPAWRQKLAEQSRAYAFLLGGLLCFALFSWYPAVRAVVIAFQKYTPGSPPHWVGTDNFTQVFHDPEFTAAWKNTLTFTLLALAIGFAVPFLMAVVLNELRHARAFFRVVVYLPVMIPPVVSSLLWKWFYDPGSGLANEALRFLHLPTSNWSNGSDTALVSLVIVATWANLGGTALIYLAALQSIPGELYEAAELDGANLLQRVRHVTIPQTRFIILMLMLLQIIATMQIFTEPFVITGGGPEDSTVTVLYLIYKYAFLYQDFGGACALSVMLLVLLSAFSALYLRLTRSDD, via the coding sequence ATGAAGACCGCATCCCGAGACGCGGCCGTCCCTCCTCCGAGGTCCGCCGCCGCGCCGCCCTTCCGCCCCGAGCCGGGCGCGGCCGGCCGCCGGGGCGGCGGACCGGCCTGGCGCCAGAAGCTGGCCGAGCAGTCGCGGGCCTACGCCTTCCTGCTCGGCGGACTGCTCTGCTTCGCCCTGTTCTCCTGGTACCCGGCCGTTCGCGCGGTGGTCATCGCGTTCCAGAAGTACACACCGGGCTCCCCGCCCCATTGGGTGGGCACCGACAACTTCACGCAGGTCTTCCACGACCCGGAGTTCACCGCGGCCTGGAAGAACACCCTCACCTTCACCCTGCTCGCCCTTGCCATCGGCTTCGCCGTACCGTTCCTCATGGCGGTGGTGCTCAACGAGCTGCGCCACGCACGCGCCTTCTTCCGGGTGGTCGTCTACCTGCCCGTGATGATCCCGCCGGTGGTCAGCTCGCTGCTGTGGAAGTGGTTCTACGACCCGGGCTCGGGGCTGGCCAACGAAGCACTGCGCTTCCTTCACCTGCCGACCTCCAACTGGTCCAACGGCTCGGACACCGCGCTCGTCTCGCTGGTCATCGTGGCCACGTGGGCCAACCTGGGCGGCACCGCCCTGATCTACCTGGCGGCACTGCAGAGCATCCCCGGTGAGCTGTACGAGGCGGCGGAGCTCGACGGTGCGAACCTGCTCCAGCGCGTGCGGCACGTGACGATCCCGCAGACGCGGTTCATCATCCTCATGCTGATGCTGCTGCAGATCATCGCCACCATGCAGATCTTCACGGAGCCCTTCGTCATCACCGGCGGAGGACCGGAGGACTCCACCGTCACGGTGCTCTACCTCATCTACAAGTACGCGTTCCTCTACCAGGACTTCGGCGGAGCCTGCGCCCTGAGCGTCATGCTCCTGGTCCTGCTCAGCGCGTTCTCCGCCCTCTACCTGCGGCTCACCCGCAGCGACGACTGA